A section of the Maylandia zebra isolate NMK-2024a linkage group LG8, Mzebra_GT3a, whole genome shotgun sequence genome encodes:
- the LOC101472075 gene encoding actin-binding LIM protein 1 isoform X6, which yields MKQKVLHTQDSCHPCPPAGKKVICCFRCGESCRGEVLRVQSSYFHINCFTCKVCGCDLAQSGFFMRNGDYLCPLDFQRRHGTACNSCGEFVEGEVVTVLGKTYHPACFVCAICKQPFPAGNCVTFIGRDCLCQRCMEPVSPSPNATSYSSNCTGCGRDIKNGQALLALGGQWHLGCFKCKTCRKALSGEYISKDGVPYCERDYQIQFGVKCEACQKFITGKLLEAGDRHYHPSCARCSQCDRMFTEGEEMYVQGSVIWHPDCRETSRMEDSYRQTRSSSESSCSRPGSCTPGSPGRTICAKVDNEIIDYRDLAAIPRVKAIYDIEYPDMISYKSVNDHPSTLDEKGNTQHSQRVQKSPAESPEIKTEPTEESFEIRTRVPKSKSQGPFGLHTMYHRHSYTPTSSRSPQHFHRPGFPLSSSLFCGNTGTSPPSLLYHTFPSQSKADESFNVYRRAPIYKQQDPNSLTSPASSLPGRNSLSPPWPADFSHYHDDRCRDFRVCDSNRMELVFESVLVPCLLIYDHQYPLTQMERGVSMPNLLEPNIYPYEMLTVSNRGRVKLPRDVDRTRLERHLSPESFLQIFGMDIQEFDRLPLWKRNDMKKKADLF from the exons ATGAAACAGAAAG TACTACACACCCAGGATAGCTGCCAcccctgccctccagcagggAAGAAGGTCATCTGCTGCTTCAGGTGTGGGGAGTCATGCAGAGGAGAGGTGCTGCGTGTTCAGAGCAGCTACTTCCACATAAACTGCTTTACATGCAAAG tgtGTGGCTGTGATTTAGCTCAGAGTGGCTTCTTCATGAGGAATGGGGACTACCTCTGCCCGCTGGACTTCCAGCGACGTCATGGCACAGCTTGCAACAGCTGTGGAGAATTTGTGGAGGGAGAGGTGGTTACGGTGTTGGGGAAGACCTACCACCCAGCCTGCTTTGTTTGCGCCATTTGCAA ACAGCCTTTTCCTGCTGGGAATTGTGTCACCTTCATTGGAAGAGACTGCCTCTGCCAGCGCTGTATGGAACCTGTGTCGCCGTCTCCAAACGCCACCAGCTATTCCAGCA ACTGCACTGGCTGTGGGAGAGACATCAAGAATGGACAGGCTCTATTAGCCCTCGGAGGCCAGTGGCACCTAGGCTGCTTCaagtgtaaaacctgcaggaaaGCGTTGAGCGGAGAATATATCAGCAA GGATGGAGTTCCCTACTGTGAGAGAGACTACCAGATTCAGTTTGGGGTAAAATGTGAAGCATGTCAGAAGTTTATAACTGGAAAACTCTTAGAG GCTGGGGACAGACATTATCACCCCAGCTGTGCAAGATGCAGCCAATGCGACAGGATGTTCACAGAAGGAGAAGAAATGTATGTGCAAG GATCAGTAATTTGGCACCCAGATTGCAGAGAAACCAGCAGAATGGAGGACAGCTACAGG CAAACTAGATCATCATCTGAAAGCTCCTGTTCCAGGCCGGGCTCATGCACTCCTGGCAGCCCAGGTCGAACCATCTGT GCCAAAGTAGATAATGAGATCATTGATTACAGAGACTTAGCAGCAATTCCCAGAGTCAAGGCTATATATGATATTGAGTATCCTGATATGATATCTTATAAGTCTGTGAATGACCACCCCTCCACTTTGGATGAGAAAGGAAACACACAACACAGCCAAAGAGTCCAAAAAAGTCCTGCAGAG TCACCAGAAATCAAAACTGAACCCACAGAG GAGAGTTTTGAAATAAGAACACGTGTACCCAAATCTAAAAGCCAAGGGCCTTTCGGACTTCATACAATGTATCATCGCCATAGCTACACTCCAACTTCGTCCAGATCACCACAACACTTCCACCGACCAG GGTTCCCGCTTTCTTCCTCTTTATTCTGTGGCAACACTGGCACTTCCCCTCCTTCTCTTTTATATCACACCTTTCCCTCTCAAAGCAAAG CAGACGAAAGCTTCAACGTGTACAGGAGGGCCCCGATTTATAAACAGCAAG ATCCAAATTCCTTGACATCCCCAGCATCCTCTTTGCCCGGTCGGAACAGCCTCAGCCCG CCATGGCCAGCTGATTTCTCCCACTACCATGACGACAGATGCAGAG acTTCAGGGTATGTGACAGTAACCGAATGGAGTTGGTATTCGAGTCAGTCCTGGTTCCCTGTTTG CTCATCTATGACCATCAGTACCCATTAACACAAATGGAGAGAGGAGTGTCTATGCCTAATTTGTTGGAACCAAAT ATCTATCCATATGAAATGCTCACAGTTAGTAACAGAGGACGAGTGAAGCTTCCCAGGGATGTTGACAGAACAAGACTTGAG cgtcACCTGTCCCCAGAATCATTCCTCCAGATCTTTGGAATGGATATTCAAGAATTTGACAGACTTCCACTTTGGAAACGTAATGACATGAAGAAGAAAGCCGATCTTTTCTAA
- the LOC101472075 gene encoding actin-binding LIM protein 1 isoform X7, producing the protein MKQKVLHTQDSCHPCPPAGKKVICCFRCGESCRGEVLRVQSSYFHINCFTCKVCGCDLAQSGFFMRNGDYLCPLDFQRRHGTACNSCGEFVEGEVVTVLGKTYHPACFVCAICKQPFPAGNCVTFIGRDCLCQRCMEPVSPSPNATSYSSNCTGCGRDIKNGQALLALGGQWHLGCFKCKTCRKALSGEYISKDGVPYCERDYQIQFGVKCEACQKFITGKLLEAGDRHYHPSCARCSQCDRMFTEGEEMYVQGSVIWHPDCRETSRMEDSYRVGRPKTPCLDFFFPQHELKQTRSSSESSCSRPGSCTPGSPGRTICAKVDNEIIDYRDLAAIPRVKAIYDIEYPDMISYKSVNDHPSTLDEKGNTQHSQRVQKSPAESPEIKTEPTEESFEIRTRVPKSKSQGPFGLHTMYHRHSYTPTSSRSPQHFHRPGFPLSSSLFCGNTGTSPPSLLYHTFPSQSKADESFNVYRRAPIYKQQDPNSLTSPASSLPGRNSLSPPWPADFSHYHDDRCRDFRVCDSNRMELVFESVLVPCLLIYDHQYPLTQMERGVSMPNLLEPNIYPYEMLTVSNRGRVKLPRDVDRTRLERHLSPESFLQIFGMDIQEFDRLPLWKRNDMKKKADLF; encoded by the exons ATGAAACAGAAAG TACTACACACCCAGGATAGCTGCCAcccctgccctccagcagggAAGAAGGTCATCTGCTGCTTCAGGTGTGGGGAGTCATGCAGAGGAGAGGTGCTGCGTGTTCAGAGCAGCTACTTCCACATAAACTGCTTTACATGCAAAG tgtGTGGCTGTGATTTAGCTCAGAGTGGCTTCTTCATGAGGAATGGGGACTACCTCTGCCCGCTGGACTTCCAGCGACGTCATGGCACAGCTTGCAACAGCTGTGGAGAATTTGTGGAGGGAGAGGTGGTTACGGTGTTGGGGAAGACCTACCACCCAGCCTGCTTTGTTTGCGCCATTTGCAA ACAGCCTTTTCCTGCTGGGAATTGTGTCACCTTCATTGGAAGAGACTGCCTCTGCCAGCGCTGTATGGAACCTGTGTCGCCGTCTCCAAACGCCACCAGCTATTCCAGCA ACTGCACTGGCTGTGGGAGAGACATCAAGAATGGACAGGCTCTATTAGCCCTCGGAGGCCAGTGGCACCTAGGCTGCTTCaagtgtaaaacctgcaggaaaGCGTTGAGCGGAGAATATATCAGCAA GGATGGAGTTCCCTACTGTGAGAGAGACTACCAGATTCAGTTTGGGGTAAAATGTGAAGCATGTCAGAAGTTTATAACTGGAAAACTCTTAGAG GCTGGGGACAGACATTATCACCCCAGCTGTGCAAGATGCAGCCAATGCGACAGGATGTTCACAGAAGGAGAAGAAATGTATGTGCAAG GATCAGTAATTTGGCACCCAGATTGCAGAGAAACCAGCAGAATGGAGGACAGCTACAGG GTCGGGAGACCTAAAACGCCCTGTCTTGATTTCTTTTTCCCTCAACATGAACTGAAG CAAACTAGATCATCATCTGAAAGCTCCTGTTCCAGGCCGGGCTCATGCACTCCTGGCAGCCCAGGTCGAACCATCTGT GCCAAAGTAGATAATGAGATCATTGATTACAGAGACTTAGCAGCAATTCCCAGAGTCAAGGCTATATATGATATTGAGTATCCTGATATGATATCTTATAAGTCTGTGAATGACCACCCCTCCACTTTGGATGAGAAAGGAAACACACAACACAGCCAAAGAGTCCAAAAAAGTCCTGCAGAG TCACCAGAAATCAAAACTGAACCCACAGAG GAGAGTTTTGAAATAAGAACACGTGTACCCAAATCTAAAAGCCAAGGGCCTTTCGGACTTCATACAATGTATCATCGCCATAGCTACACTCCAACTTCGTCCAGATCACCACAACACTTCCACCGACCAG GGTTCCCGCTTTCTTCCTCTTTATTCTGTGGCAACACTGGCACTTCCCCTCCTTCTCTTTTATATCACACCTTTCCCTCTCAAAGCAAAG CAGACGAAAGCTTCAACGTGTACAGGAGGGCCCCGATTTATAAACAGCAAG ATCCAAATTCCTTGACATCCCCAGCATCCTCTTTGCCCGGTCGGAACAGCCTCAGCCCG CCATGGCCAGCTGATTTCTCCCACTACCATGACGACAGATGCAGAG acTTCAGGGTATGTGACAGTAACCGAATGGAGTTGGTATTCGAGTCAGTCCTGGTTCCCTGTTTG CTCATCTATGACCATCAGTACCCATTAACACAAATGGAGAGAGGAGTGTCTATGCCTAATTTGTTGGAACCAAAT ATCTATCCATATGAAATGCTCACAGTTAGTAACAGAGGACGAGTGAAGCTTCCCAGGGATGTTGACAGAACAAGACTTGAG cgtcACCTGTCCCCAGAATCATTCCTCCAGATCTTTGGAATGGATATTCAAGAATTTGACAGACTTCCACTTTGGAAACGTAATGACATGAAGAAGAAAGCCGATCTTTTCTAA